One Myripristis murdjan chromosome 17, fMyrMur1.1, whole genome shotgun sequence DNA segment encodes these proteins:
- the LOC115375184 gene encoding discoidin domain-containing receptor 2-like has product MCRYPLGMTGGQIQDEDISASSQWSESTAARFGRLDFDNGDGDGAWCPDIMSEPDGLKEYLQVDLRSLHFITLVGTQGRHADGMGNEFAQRYRIKYSRDGSNWVAWHDRKGGQVIEGNRNAYDVVLKDLEPPIIARFVRFMPVTDHSMIVCMRVELYGCEWLDGLMSYSIPDGQQMIYRGLDVYLNDSVYDGASAESLTKGLGQLTDGTWGLDDFLHSHIYGMWPGYDYVGWTNKSFPRGFVEMSFEFDHVRNFTSMKVHCSNMFNRGVRMFRQATCYFKSGSDWEAESVSFKLSMDRVSQRARFVTVPLGDRTASAIRCRFYFSDIWMLFSEVAFQSGSAVYNTSLAPRKRGHPTNTLPGDDPTHKVDDSNTRILIGCLVAIIAILMTIIVIILWRQVWQKMLEKASRRMLDDELTARLAVQTQAFSFHHSSLSSEGGSNSNSTYERIFPLCSDYQEPSRLIRKLPEFAQSTENLGPSSSSRPSGSDGAPHYAEADIISLQESSGSNTYSITAVNMNLFTGRDSAMREFPRHKLTFKEKLGEGQFGEVHLCEAEGMQDFLDEDLPIEGSSESPLLVAVKTLREDANKNARNDFLKEIRIMSRLRDPNIVRLLAVCVDTDPLCMITEYMENGDLNQFLCNLRLKDGADEDKKEISYTKLIGMAIQIASGMKYLSSLNFVHRDLATRNCLVGKNYTIKIADFGMSRNLYRGDYYRIQGRAVLPIRWMSWESILLGKFTMASDVWAFGVTLWEILTLCKEQPYSQLSDEQVIENTGEFFRDQGKQVYLPKPPCCPDGVYSDLMLSCWRRNAKHRPSFQEIHSQLMESQA; this is encoded by the exons atgTGTCGCTATCCTCTCGGTATGACCGGCGGTCAGATTCAGGATGAGGACATCTCTGCCTCCAGTCAATGGTCTGAGTCCACCGCTGCAAGATTTGGCAG ACTGGACTTTGATAATGGAGACGGGGACGGGGCGTGGTGTCCTGACATCATGTCAGAGCCAGACGGCCTCAAAGAGTATCTCCAAGTGGACCTGCGCTCGCTGCACTTCATCACCCTGGTGGGCACCCAGGGTCGCCATGCCGACGGCATGGGTAACGAGTTCGCCCAGCGCTACAGGATCAAGTACAGCCGTGATGGCAGCAACTGGGTGGCTTGGCATGACAGGAAGGGCGGGCAG GTCATTGAGGGAAATAGGAATGCCTATGATGTGGTGCTCAAAGATCTGGAGCCTCCCATCATCGCCCGCTTTGTCCGCTTCATGCCTGTGACAGACCACTCCATGATCGTGTGCATGAGGGTGGAACTCTATGGCTGCGAATGGCTGG ATGGTCTGATGTCTTATAGCATTCCAGACGGGCAGCAAATGATCTACAGAGGCCTGGATGTCTACCTCAATGACTCGGTCTATGATGGAGCCTCAGCTGAAAG TCTAACTAAGGGCCTAGGCCAGCTGACAGATGGTACCTGGGGTCTGGATGATTTCCTCCACAGCCACATCTACGGCATGTGGCCCGGATACGACTACGTGGGCTGGACCAACAAGAGCTTCCCCAGGGGTTTTGTGGAGATGAGCTTTGAGTTTGACCACGTCCGAAACTTCACTTCCATGAAG GTACACTGCAGCAACATGTTCAATCGAGGGGTGCGGATGTTCAGACAGGCTACCTGTTACTTCAAGTCAGGATCAGACTGGGAGGCTGAATCGGTTTCCTTCAAGCTTTCCATGGACCGCGTGAGCCAGAGAGCACGTTTTGTTACTGTGCCCCTTGGGGACCGCACAGCCAGCGCCATCAGATGCCGTTTCTACTTCAGTGACATTTGGATGCTGTTCAGTGAAGTGGCCTTCCAGTCAG GCTCAGCGGTGTACAACACATCTCTGGCTCCTCGCAAGCGTGGACACCCTACAAACACACTGCCAG GAGATGACCCTACTCATAAAGTGGATGACAGCAACACCAggatcctgattggctgcttggtAGCTATCATTGCCATCCTGATGACTATTATAGTCATCATCCTGTGGCGGCAGGTCTGGCAAAAGATGCTTGAAAag GCGTCCCGTCGCATGCTGGATGATGAACTGACGGCTCGTCTTGCAGTCCAGACCCAGGCTTTCTCCTTCCACCACTCCTCTCTGTCCAGTGAGGGCGGCTCAAACTCCAACTCCACCTATGAGAGGATCTTCCCCCTCTGCTCTGACTACCAGGAGCCGTCCCGCCTCATCCGGAAATTGCCAGAGTTTGCCCAGTCCACCGAAAACCTTG GGCCCAGCTCATCCTCCAGACCTTCAGGTTCAGACGGTGCCCCCCACTATGCAGAGGCAGACATCATCAGCCTCCAGGAGTCTTCAGGCAGCAACACCTACTCCATCACTGCTGTCAACATGAATCTCTTCACCGGCAGAGACTCGGCCATGAGAGAGTTCCCCAGACACAAGCTCACCTTCAAGGAGAAACTGGGAGAGGGCCAGTTTGGAGAG GTGCACCTGTGTGAGGCAGAGGGCATGCAGGACTTTTTGGATGAGGATTTGCCCATAGAGGGAAGCAGTGAATCACCGTTGCTTGTGGCTGTAAAGACACTGCGAGAAGATGCCAACAAGAATGCAAG GAACGATTTCCTGAAGGAGATCCGCATCATGTCTCGTCTGAGGGACCCCAACATTGTCCGTCTGCTGGCggtgtgtgtggacacagacCCTCTGTGCATGATCACTGAGTACATGGAAAACGGAGACCTCAACCAGTTCCTCTGCAACCTCCGGCTAAAGGACGGCGCTGACgaagacaagaaagaaa TCAGCTACACAAAACTGATTGGCATGGCCATACAGATTGCATCTGGTATGAAGTACTTATCCTCTCTCAACTTTGTCCACCGTGATCTGGCCACCCGCAACTGCCTGGTGGGCAAGAACTACACCATAAAGATCGCTGATTTCGGCATGAGTCGGAACCTTTATCGAGGGGACTACTACCGGATCCAGGGCCGAGCCGTCCTCCCCATTCGCTGGATGTCCTGGGAAAGCATCCTGCTG GGTAAGTTCACCATGGCCAGCGATGTGTGGGCGTTTGGGGTGACTCTGTGGGAGATTCTGACTCTGTGTAAGGAGCAGCCGTACTCCCAGCTATCTGACGAGCAGGTCATTGAAAACACCGGCGAGTTCTTCAGGGACCAGGGCAAGCAG GTGTACCTTCCAAAGCCTCCTTGTTGTCCTGATGGAGTTTACAGTGACCTCAtgctgagctgctggaggaggaacgCCAAGCACCGGCCCAGCTTCCAGGAGATACACAGTCAGCTGATGGAGAGCCAGGCGTAG
- the hsd17b7 gene encoding 3-keto-steroid reductase/17-beta-hydroxysteroid dehydrogenase 7, which translates to MEKVVLVTGANSGIGLALCERLLNEDSQLRLCLACRNTQRALAARAALLTSHPDAHVDLLHLDVGSVRSVLTAAQEVKAKYTRLDYLYLNAGIMPNPHVDIKAFFSGLFSRNVINMFATAEGLLTQEDHLTSDGLQEVFATNLFGHFLLIRELEPLLCRAGHISRVVWTSSSNARRSAFNIDDIQHRRGTEPYSSSKFASDLLSLALNRHKNSQGLFSSVICPGLVMTNLTYGILPSFLWTIIMPIMWFIRIFTNTFTLTPYNGAEALHWLFLQKPESLDPRAKYHSLTSGLGTNYTQPRQMDVEDGLSECLYVKLVELEKAIRRKLSAENADMEAHRKYLNDIE; encoded by the exons ATGGAGAAAGTTGTGCTTGTGACCGGAGCGAACAG TGGCATCGGCCTGGCTCTATGTGAGAGGCTGCTTAATGAGGACAGCCAGCTTCGCTTGTGTCTGGCCTGCAGGAACACGCAGCGGGCCTTGGCTGCACGTGCTGCCCTGCTGACCTCCCACCCCGATGCCCATGTGGACCTGCTACACCTGGATGTCGGCTCAGTCCGATCAGTGCTCACCGCCGCTCAGGAGGTCAAGGCCAA GTACACCAGGCTTGACTATCTGTACCTAAATGCAGGAATCATGCCCAACCCTCATGTGGACATCAAAGCCTTTTTCAGCGGTCTGTTTTCCAG GAATGTCATCAACATGTTTGCAACAGCAGAGGGTCTCCTGACTCAAGAAGACCACCTCACCTCAGATGGTCTGCAGGAAGTTTTTGCCACTAATCTCTTCGGTCACTTCCTCCTA ATCAGGGAGCTGGAGCCGCTCCTGTGTCGGGCAGGTCACATCTCCAGGGTGGTGTGGACGTCCTCGAGCAACGCCAGGCGCTCTGCCTTCAACATAGACGACATCCAGCACAGACGTGGGACTGAGCCCTACAGCTCCTCCAAGTTTGCCTCAGACCTGCTCAGCCTGGCTCTCAACAGACACAagaacagccag GGacttttctcctctgtgatATGCCCAGGACTGGTGATGACCAACCTGACTTATGGTAtcctcccctcctttctctgGACCATCATCATGCCCATCATGTGGTTT ATCCGGATCTTCACCAATACTTTCACGCTAACACCCTACAATGGAGCAGAGGCTTTG CACTGGCTGTTTCTCCAAAAGCCAGAGTCACTGGATCCAAGAGCAAAGTATCACAGTTTAACGTCTGGCCTGGGAACAAATTACACACAGCCTCGACAG ATGGATGTGGAAGATGGACTATCTGAATGTCTTTACGTGAAACTTGTTGAGCTTGAAAAAGCGATTCGAAGGAAACTGAGTGCAGAAAATGCTGATATGGAAGCCCATCGAAAGTACCTCAATGACATCGAGTAG